In Candidatus Pantoea floridensis, the genomic window CTGATAACGCGACGACCAGGGACCTAACCAGATGACGTTAACGGCTGCGACCGCTGAAGTCAGCAACATCAGGATCATCGCCGCTTTGATGAGCACGCTTTTGCCGAGGCCGCAGGCATGCATCACCGTGATTTCACTTTCGGTGTACAGCCGTCCCAGGGTCATTAAAATCGCCAGAAACAGGCTTAGGGGCAGGATAAGTTGTGCCATTTCAGGCACGCCAAGTCCTAACAATGTCAGAACTAAGTTTGTTGGGATCTCGCCATCCACCGCAGCACCCAAAATCCGCACTAACTTCTGACAAAAGAAGATCAGTAGCAGGATGAAGAGGATAGCCAGCTGGCTTTTGAGCGTTTCCCGAACCAGATATCTAATGATGATCACGCTTAGTACGCCTGTGATAACTTGTCTTTTTGCAGGAAAATCGCTAGTTTCAACGCTTATCAGCCATTTTTCTTCATCAATGGCCGTCATCGTAGCTAAAATAGTATGACGAACGCGTTAGCGTGGTGAAAAAACAACGTATTGTCACCACAACTCATTATGACTACCGGCGTTGAATTGTCATGGCGTCGCAACGAAGTAATGAGTTACGAGCGCGCTACATTCTAACGACAGCTAAGGCCGTTGTCTTTAAGATTCAGGAGAGTGCATGGAGTTCAGTGTAAAAAGCGGTAGCCCGGAAAAACAGCGTAGCGCCTGCATTGTCGTTGGCGTTTTCGAACCGCGCCGTTTGTCGCCCATTGCTGAGCAATTGGATAAGATTAGCGATGGCTACATCAGCGCCCTGCTGCGCCGCGGTGAACTGGAAGGGAAAGTGGGCCAAACGCTGCTGCTGCACCATGTGCCGAATATCCTCTCCGAACGCATCCTGCTGATTGGCTGCGGTAAAGAGCGCGAGCTGGATGAGCGCCAGTACAAGCAGGTGATTCAGAAAACAATTAATACGCTGAATGACACCGGTTCGATGGAAGCGGTGTGCTTCCTGACCGAACTGCACGTAAAAGGCCGCAATACTTACTGGAAAGTACGTCAGGCGGTTGAAACCTCGAAAGAGGCGCTCTACAACTTCGATCAGCTGAAAAGCAATAAAGTAGAGCCGCGTCGCCCGCTGCGCAAACTGGTGTTCAACGTGCCAACCCGCCGTGAACTGACCAGCGGCGAACGTGCCATTCAGCACGGGTTAGCCGTGGCTGCCGGTGTGAAAGCGGCCAAAGATCTCAGCAATATGCCGCCAAATATTTGTAACGCCGCGTATCTGGCTTCACAGGCGCGACAGCTGGCGGATGCGTATAGCAAAAATGTCACCACGCGCGTCATTGGCGAGCAGCAGATGAAAGAGCTGGGGATGAACGCTTATCTGGCGGTCGGCGCGGGTTCCCATAACGAATCGCTGATGTCGGTCATTGAGTACAAAGGCAGCAACGATCCTGAAGCTCGGCCGATTGTACTGGTGGGTAAAGGCTTAACCTTCGATTCCGGCGGTATCTCCATCAAACCGGCCGAAGCGATGGATGAGATGAAGTACGACATGTGCGGCGCGGCCTCGGTGTATGGCGTGATGCGCATGGTGGCAGAACTGAATCTGCCGCTGAATGTGGTGGGCGTGCTGGTAGGCTGTGAAAATATGGCCGATGGCAAAGCGATGCGACCGGGCGACGTGTTAACCACCATGTCTGGCCAAACCGTTGAAGTGCTCAATACCGATGCCGAAGGCCGTCTGGTGCTGTGTGATGCGCTGACCTACGTTGAACGCTTCGAGCCAGAAGTGGTGATTGACGTCGCAACGCTGACCGGTGCCTGCGTCATTGCATTAGGCCATCACGTTAGCGGATTGATGTCTAACCACAACCCGCTGGCACACGAGCTGATCAGCGCGTCTGAGCAATCTGGCGATCGCGCCTGGCGCTTGCCGATGGCCGATGAGTATCAGGAGCAGCTGGAATCCAATTTTGCTGATATGGCGAACATTGGCGGCCGTCCTGGCGGCGCGATCACCGCAGCCTGCTTCCTTGCACGCTTTGCGCGTAAGTTCAACTGGGCGCACCTGGATATCGCCGGCACAGCATGGCGTTCTGGTAAAGCTAAAGGCGCCACCGGCCGTCCGGTACCGCTGCTGTCGCAGTTCCTGCTGAATCGTGCGGGATTGAACGGCGACGATTAAGTTGTCGCTGTGCGGTCATTGAAACGGTGCGCATCAATGCGCGCCCAACGAAGTAGGGTCGCCATTAATGGCGACCGAAAAGATAGACGCACGAACCCGCGGGGCGCACAATGCGCCCCACTGTCATTTATGGAAATGAGTCCGCCATGAAAAACGCCACTTTCTATGTGATGGAGTCTGAGAGCGCAGGCGACGGCTTAACCGCCATTGAAGCCCTGGTGTGCTCTCTTGCCGAAACACGCTGGCGTGACGGCAAACGCATCCTGATCGCCTGCGAAAATGAAGAACAGGCCAATCGGCTGGATGAAGCACTCTGGCAGCTCCCGGCCAACGCCTTTGTGCCACACAATCTGGCTGGCGAAGGCCCGCGCTATGGCGCACCAGTTGAACTGGCCTGGCCGCAGCGCCGTGGCAGTTCGCCGCGCGATCTGCTGATCAGCCTTTTGCCGCAGTTCGCAGATTTTGCTACTGCTTTCCATGAAGTGATAGACTTCGTACCTTATGAAGAATCCCTAAAACAACTGGCGCGCGATCGCTATAAAGCCTATCGCAGCGTTGGTTTCCAATTGAATACGGCGACGCCACCCTCGCCGCAAACGACAGTGTAGAAATGGAAAAGACATATAACCCGCAAGATATCGAGCAGCCGCTCTACGAGCACTGGGAACAGCAGGGCTACTTTAAACCGAATGGCGACACCAGCCAGGAAAGCTTTTGCATCATGATCCCGCCGCCGAACGTCACCGGCAGCTTGCATATGGGTCACGCTTTCCAGCAAACCATCATGGATACCATGGTGCGTTACCAGCGCATGCAGGGCAAAAATACCCTGTGGCAGGCCGGTACCGATCACGCCGGTATCGCCACGCAGATGGTGGTTGAGCGTAAGATCGCCGCTGAAGAGGGCAAAACGCGCCAGGATTACGGCCGCGATGCGTTCATCGACAAAATCTGGCAGTGGAAAGCGGAATCCGGCGGCACCATCACTCGTCAGATGCGTCGTCTTGGCAACTCGGTTGATTGGGAGCGCGAGCGCTTCACCATGGACGACGGTTTGTCCAACGCGGTGCGTGAAGTGTTTGTCCGCCTGTATAAAGAGAACCTGATTTACCGCGGCAAGCGCCTGGTAAACTGGGATCCAAAACTGCGTACCGCCATCTCCGATCTGGAAGTGGAAAACCGCGAGAGCAAAGGCTCGATGTGGCATATCCGCTATCCGCTGGCCGACGGTGTGAAAACCGCGGAAGGCAAAGATTATCTGGTGGTGGCCACCACCCGTCCGGAAACCCTGTTGGGCGATACCGGCGTCGCGGTTAACCCGGAAGATCCGCGCTACAAAGATCTGATCGGCAAAGAAGTGATCCTGCCGCTGGTGAACCGCCGCATTCCGATCGTTGGCGATGAACACGCCGATATGGAAAAAGGCACCGGCTGCGTGAAGATCACGCCAGCGCATGACTTCAACGACTACGAAGTCGGTCGTCGTCACAAGCTGCCAATGATCAACATTCTGACCTTTGATGGCGATATCCGCGAGCGCGCGGAAGTGTTCGACACCAATGGTGAAGTGAGCGACGAGTGTGCCGACGATATCCCAGCACCGTTCCAGAAAATGGAGCGTTTTGCTGCGCGTAAAGCGATTGTCGCTGCCGTTGACGAAATCGGCCTGCTGGAAGAGATCAAACCGCACGACCTGACCGTTCCTTACGGCGATCGCGGCGGCGTGGTGATTGAACCGATGCTCACCGACCAATGGTATGTGCGCACCGCGCCGCTGGCGAAAGTTGCGGTGGAAGCGGTTGAGAATGGCGACATCCAATTCGTGCCAAAACAGTACGAAAACATGTACTTCTCATGGATGCGCGACATTCAGGATTGGTGTATTTCGCGTCAGCTGTGGTGGGGACACCGCATTCCGGCGTGGTACGACAACGACGGCAACGTCTACGTTGGCCGCACCGAAGATGAAGTGCGTCAGGAAAACCATCTGGCCGCCGACGTCGCGCTGCGCCAGGATGACGACGTGCTGGATACCTGGTTCTCATCC contains:
- the pepA gene encoding leucyl aminopeptidase, producing MEFSVKSGSPEKQRSACIVVGVFEPRRLSPIAEQLDKISDGYISALLRRGELEGKVGQTLLLHHVPNILSERILLIGCGKERELDERQYKQVIQKTINTLNDTGSMEAVCFLTELHVKGRNTYWKVRQAVETSKEALYNFDQLKSNKVEPRRPLRKLVFNVPTRRELTSGERAIQHGLAVAAGVKAAKDLSNMPPNICNAAYLASQARQLADAYSKNVTTRVIGEQQMKELGMNAYLAVGAGSHNESLMSVIEYKGSNDPEARPIVLVGKGLTFDSGGISIKPAEAMDEMKYDMCGAASVYGVMRMVAELNLPLNVVGVLVGCENMADGKAMRPGDVLTTMSGQTVEVLNTDAEGRLVLCDALTYVERFEPEVVIDVATLTGACVIALGHHVSGLMSNHNPLAHELISASEQSGDRAWRLPMADEYQEQLESNFADMANIGGRPGGAITAACFLARFARKFNWAHLDIAGTAWRSGKAKGATGRPVPLLSQFLLNRAGLNGDD
- a CDS encoding DNA polymerase III subunit chi; translation: MKNATFYVMESESAGDGLTAIEALVCSLAETRWRDGKRILIACENEEQANRLDEALWQLPANAFVPHNLAGEGPRYGAPVELAWPQRRGSSPRDLLISLLPQFADFATAFHEVIDFVPYEESLKQLARDRYKAYRSVGFQLNTATPPSPQTTV
- a CDS encoding valine--tRNA ligase translates to MEKTYNPQDIEQPLYEHWEQQGYFKPNGDTSQESFCIMIPPPNVTGSLHMGHAFQQTIMDTMVRYQRMQGKNTLWQAGTDHAGIATQMVVERKIAAEEGKTRQDYGRDAFIDKIWQWKAESGGTITRQMRRLGNSVDWERERFTMDDGLSNAVREVFVRLYKENLIYRGKRLVNWDPKLRTAISDLEVENRESKGSMWHIRYPLADGVKTAEGKDYLVVATTRPETLLGDTGVAVNPEDPRYKDLIGKEVILPLVNRRIPIVGDEHADMEKGTGCVKITPAHDFNDYEVGRRHKLPMINILTFDGDIRERAEVFDTNGEVSDECADDIPAPFQKMERFAARKAIVAAVDEIGLLEEIKPHDLTVPYGDRGGVVIEPMLTDQWYVRTAPLAKVAVEAVENGDIQFVPKQYENMYFSWMRDIQDWCISRQLWWGHRIPAWYDNDGNVYVGRTEDEVRQENHLAADVALRQDDDVLDTWFSSGLWTFSTLGWPENTEALRTFHPTSVLVSGFDIIFFWIARMIMLTMHFIKDENGKPQVPFKTVYMTGLIRDEEGQKMSKSKGNVIDPLDMIDGISLEDLLEKRTGNMMQPQLAEKIRKRTEKQFPDGIVPSGTDALRFTLAALASTGRDINWDMKRLEGYRNFCNKLWNASRFVLMNTEEQDCGQNGGEMKLSLADRWILSEFNRSVKAYREALDSYRFDIAANILYDFTWNQFCDWYLELTKPVMTSGSEAELRGTRNTLVTVLEALLRLAHPIIPYITETIWQRVKGLKNIDHDTIMLQPFPQYEAAKEDAEAQADIEWMKQAIVAVRNIRAEMNIAPSKPLDVLLRDCSAAAQRRVDENRTFLSRLARLESLTILPAGEKGPVAVTKIVEGAELLIPMADLVNKEAELERLAKELVKLDVEIEKIQTKLANEGFVSRAPEAVVAKERERVAELEQSKAKLFEQQGVIAAL